The following proteins are co-located in the Hevea brasiliensis isolate MT/VB/25A 57/8 chromosome 11, ASM3005281v1, whole genome shotgun sequence genome:
- the LOC110656157 gene encoding putative transcription factor bHLH041 isoform X2, with translation MDTVFSPLISDGDRATYLRSLMQSFGCNYICLWRYFPQPNHLHFMDGYYHEEASQPGSSSGSLARRLFDEYRRKEFFVVNDRVPGVAFINNQPYRELNESELQRMASVAVQQRFYQEARIKTAVFMGCRSGEIEMGWSNGMTQINMENAMRSLFPEDIPHQQSPLRELSQAVDPNRPSSSSSSLRSLSMDSPDSSPFLFNIPTSQISEIPQETPLLQPIQSTSSAIQQVLQSLQRVQSTTSPLQLAMQSLQPVPSTTSPLQPATQSFQPIPSTTSPHQAAMQAFALTRNIQLPSRESEDAAMTRAILAVLTSPSSSTSSSITPNLPYHYRESQRTSAFKNYLTPTRLMSQSLRKQSMLKRAITYYRSLNTVRREHMLASRPTSTQLHHMISERRRREKINESFEALRKILPTEAKKDKASVLTRTREYLTSLKAQVEELSKRNQQLEAQVLQQLPAKEVAQEESETSSTERVELRLAHVSESTSEEQRIIDLQVVLRGECPIQDMVIRILEFLNQVNNVNVMSVEANTRTTESRSMNRVILRLKIEGEEWDESAFQEAVRRVVADLAQ, from the exons ATGGATACCGTTTTTTCGCCCCTTATCAGTGATGGAGACCGTGCCACCTATCTCCGATCGCTAATGCAGTCTTTTGGCTGCAATTACATTTGTCTTTGGCGCTACTTTCCTCAACCAAACCA TTTACACTTTATGGACGGGTATTACCATGAAGAAGCCAGTCAACCTGGCTCTTCGTCGGGAAGCTTAGCTCGGCGGCTTTTTGATGAATATCGGCGAAAAGAGTTCTTTGTTGTAAATGA CCGTGTTCCCGGAGTGGCTTTCATAAATAACCAACCCTACAGAGAGCTAAATGAATCGGAACTTCAAAGGATGGCATCTGTTGCTGTGCAGCAGCGATTTTATCAg GAAGCGAGGATAAAG ACTGCAGTCTTTATGGGGTGCAGGAGCGGAGAAATTGAAATGGGCTGGTCTAATGGGATGACTCAA ATTAACATGGAAAACGCGATGAGGAGTTTGTTTCCAGAAGACATTCCTCATCAGCAATCTCCACTGAGAGAACTTTCCCAGGCGGTTGATCCAAACCGGCCTTCATCATCTTCCTCTTCATTGAGATCACTATCCATGGATAGCCCAGATAGCTCTCCTTTTTTGTTTAATATtccaacatcccaaatatcagaaATCCCTCAAGAGACTCCCTTATTGCAACCAATTCAAAGCACATCAAGTGCAATCCAACAAGTCTTGCAATCTCTGCAGCGAGTACAAAGTACAACTAGCCCACTTCAACTAGCCATGCAATCTTTGCAGCCAGTACCAAGCACAACTAGCCCACTACAACCAGCCACGCAATCTTTCCAGCCGATACCGAGCACAACTAGTCCACACCAAGCAGCCATGCAAGCCTTTGCCTTGACAAGAAACATTCAATTACCATCCAGAGAGAGTGAAGATGCTGCAATGACACGAGCTATTCTGGCAGTTCTAACTTCTCCTTCATCTTCTACCAGTTCTTCAATAACACCTAACCTACCTTACCATTACCGGGAAAGCCAGAGAACTAGTGCTTTCAAGAATTATCTGACCCCCACAAGACTAATGAGCCAAAGTTTACGCAAGCAAAGTATGCTTAAAAGGGCAATCACTTATTACAGGAGCTTAAATACTGTGAGACGGGAACATATGCTGGCAAGTCGCCCTACCAGCACTCAGTTGCACCACATGATATCAGAGCGCAGAAGGCGTGAAAAGATCAATGAAAGCTTTGAAGCATTGAGAAAAATTCTCCCTACAGAAGCCAAG aaagacAAAGCATCGGTGCTTACTCGAACAAGGGAGTACTTAACCTCTCTGAAAGCTCAAGTCGAAGAGCTTAGCAAGAGAAACCAGCAATTAGAGGCACAAGTACTACAACAACTACCAGCGAAAGAAGTAGCGCAAGAAGAAAGTGAGACCTCATCAACTGAAAGAGTTGAACTCCGGCTTGCACATGTCTCTGAATCAACCTCAGAAGAACAAAGAATCATCGACCTTCAAGTTGTACTAAGAGGAGAATGCCCTATTCAAGATATGGTGATTCGGATTCTGGAGTTCTTGAACCAAGTTAACAATGTGAACGTGATGTCCGTAGAAGCCAACACACGTACAACAGAATCAAGATCCATGAATCGAGTAATCTTGAGACTGAAAATTGAG GGGGAAGAATGGGACGAGTCTGCCTTCCAGGAAGCAGTAAGAAGGGTTGTTGCTGACCTGGCACAGTGA
- the LOC110656157 gene encoding putative transcription factor bHLH041 isoform X1: MDTVFSPLISDGDRATYLRSLMQSFGCNYICLWRYFPQPNHSLHFMDGYYHEEASQPGSSSGSLARRLFDEYRRKEFFVVNDRVPGVAFINNQPYRELNESELQRMASVAVQQRFYQEARIKTAVFMGCRSGEIEMGWSNGMTQINMENAMRSLFPEDIPHQQSPLRELSQAVDPNRPSSSSSSLRSLSMDSPDSSPFLFNIPTSQISEIPQETPLLQPIQSTSSAIQQVLQSLQRVQSTTSPLQLAMQSLQPVPSTTSPLQPATQSFQPIPSTTSPHQAAMQAFALTRNIQLPSRESEDAAMTRAILAVLTSPSSSTSSSITPNLPYHYRESQRTSAFKNYLTPTRLMSQSLRKQSMLKRAITYYRSLNTVRREHMLASRPTSTQLHHMISERRRREKINESFEALRKILPTEAKKDKASVLTRTREYLTSLKAQVEELSKRNQQLEAQVLQQLPAKEVAQEESETSSTERVELRLAHVSESTSEEQRIIDLQVVLRGECPIQDMVIRILEFLNQVNNVNVMSVEANTRTTESRSMNRVILRLKIEGEEWDESAFQEAVRRVVADLAQ, from the exons ATGGATACCGTTTTTTCGCCCCTTATCAGTGATGGAGACCGTGCCACCTATCTCCGATCGCTAATGCAGTCTTTTGGCTGCAATTACATTTGTCTTTGGCGCTACTTTCCTCAACCAAACCA CAGTTTACACTTTATGGACGGGTATTACCATGAAGAAGCCAGTCAACCTGGCTCTTCGTCGGGAAGCTTAGCTCGGCGGCTTTTTGATGAATATCGGCGAAAAGAGTTCTTTGTTGTAAATGA CCGTGTTCCCGGAGTGGCTTTCATAAATAACCAACCCTACAGAGAGCTAAATGAATCGGAACTTCAAAGGATGGCATCTGTTGCTGTGCAGCAGCGATTTTATCAg GAAGCGAGGATAAAG ACTGCAGTCTTTATGGGGTGCAGGAGCGGAGAAATTGAAATGGGCTGGTCTAATGGGATGACTCAA ATTAACATGGAAAACGCGATGAGGAGTTTGTTTCCAGAAGACATTCCTCATCAGCAATCTCCACTGAGAGAACTTTCCCAGGCGGTTGATCCAAACCGGCCTTCATCATCTTCCTCTTCATTGAGATCACTATCCATGGATAGCCCAGATAGCTCTCCTTTTTTGTTTAATATtccaacatcccaaatatcagaaATCCCTCAAGAGACTCCCTTATTGCAACCAATTCAAAGCACATCAAGTGCAATCCAACAAGTCTTGCAATCTCTGCAGCGAGTACAAAGTACAACTAGCCCACTTCAACTAGCCATGCAATCTTTGCAGCCAGTACCAAGCACAACTAGCCCACTACAACCAGCCACGCAATCTTTCCAGCCGATACCGAGCACAACTAGTCCACACCAAGCAGCCATGCAAGCCTTTGCCTTGACAAGAAACATTCAATTACCATCCAGAGAGAGTGAAGATGCTGCAATGACACGAGCTATTCTGGCAGTTCTAACTTCTCCTTCATCTTCTACCAGTTCTTCAATAACACCTAACCTACCTTACCATTACCGGGAAAGCCAGAGAACTAGTGCTTTCAAGAATTATCTGACCCCCACAAGACTAATGAGCCAAAGTTTACGCAAGCAAAGTATGCTTAAAAGGGCAATCACTTATTACAGGAGCTTAAATACTGTGAGACGGGAACATATGCTGGCAAGTCGCCCTACCAGCACTCAGTTGCACCACATGATATCAGAGCGCAGAAGGCGTGAAAAGATCAATGAAAGCTTTGAAGCATTGAGAAAAATTCTCCCTACAGAAGCCAAG aaagacAAAGCATCGGTGCTTACTCGAACAAGGGAGTACTTAACCTCTCTGAAAGCTCAAGTCGAAGAGCTTAGCAAGAGAAACCAGCAATTAGAGGCACAAGTACTACAACAACTACCAGCGAAAGAAGTAGCGCAAGAAGAAAGTGAGACCTCATCAACTGAAAGAGTTGAACTCCGGCTTGCACATGTCTCTGAATCAACCTCAGAAGAACAAAGAATCATCGACCTTCAAGTTGTACTAAGAGGAGAATGCCCTATTCAAGATATGGTGATTCGGATTCTGGAGTTCTTGAACCAAGTTAACAATGTGAACGTGATGTCCGTAGAAGCCAACACACGTACAACAGAATCAAGATCCATGAATCGAGTAATCTTGAGACTGAAAATTGAG GGGGAAGAATGGGACGAGTCTGCCTTCCAGGAAGCAGTAAGAAGGGTTGTTGCTGACCTGGCACAGTGA